The following proteins come from a genomic window of Alicyclobacillus dauci:
- a CDS encoding GH25 family lysozyme, protein MSIEVPDISSYQPSVDWKTVVLGGIGAMFFKATEGATWNDPTFISHVKGAHSVGISVGAYHFAHPESNDPIAEAKHFVSALQQTPTDLMPVLDLESPTSPGALTGAEITAWARSFVDYVQAQTGRKVMLYTGVWYVNTYGLSGLGDLPLWIADYGVPSVPQCGDWTSYLMWQYTDSETVNGIPGKVDMSYAPSVDALRGNYTEGDMQPMSNPTVQLNSTGSAVAQLQKDLIQLGYTVVGSADGAFGPHTLQGVEQFQKDHGLTQDGVVGPATWAALNAALQPKPAPKPTPQPPASTGPTPDDIQKALSLLEQATQLLKG, encoded by the coding sequence GTGAGTATCGAAGTCCCGGACATATCAAGTTATCAGCCTAGTGTCGATTGGAAGACCGTTGTCTTAGGTGGCATTGGGGCAATGTTCTTCAAAGCCACAGAAGGAGCCACATGGAACGACCCAACATTCATATCGCACGTAAAAGGCGCTCACTCGGTAGGCATATCGGTGGGCGCTTATCATTTTGCGCACCCAGAATCGAATGACCCGATTGCCGAGGCGAAGCACTTTGTTTCAGCACTCCAACAGACACCAACGGACCTTATGCCAGTGCTCGACCTGGAATCTCCAACCAGCCCGGGCGCGCTAACCGGTGCAGAAATTACAGCGTGGGCGAGATCCTTCGTCGATTATGTACAAGCCCAGACTGGCCGCAAGGTCATGCTCTACACCGGCGTTTGGTACGTGAACACGTACGGTCTGTCGGGTCTAGGCGATTTACCGCTATGGATCGCAGACTATGGCGTTCCTTCGGTGCCCCAATGTGGTGACTGGACGTCCTATCTCATGTGGCAGTACACGGATTCGGAGACCGTCAACGGCATCCCTGGAAAGGTCGACATGAGCTACGCCCCGTCTGTAGACGCATTGCGCGGAAATTACACGGAAGGAGACATGCAACCGATGAGTAACCCGACTGTCCAACTGAATTCCACGGGATCGGCAGTTGCCCAACTTCAGAAAGACTTAATTCAACTCGGCTACACCGTTGTCGGTTCCGCTGACGGTGCATTTGGCCCTCACACACTCCAAGGGGTTGAGCAGTTCCAGAAGGACCATGGACTTACGCAAGACGGTGTTGTCGGTCCCGCTACATGGGCCGCGCTTAATGCCGCCTTACAACCGAAGCCAGCGCCTAAGCCGACTCCACAACCTCCAGCATCAACCGGTCCAACGCCGGATGACATACAAAAGGCACTATCACTTCTTGAACAAGCTACTCAACTTCTCAAAGGATAA